In a single window of the Trichoderma breve strain T069 chromosome 6, whole genome shotgun sequence genome:
- a CDS encoding radical SAM superfamily domain-containing protein, with translation MATTTMTAIATSQKKGVELAPESERFLRCCADLANALIEDHEATKNGRPGRDINLNALRAKLAKKHKLANIPPLTAIIAAIPEHYKKYILPRLIAKPIRTSSGIAVVAVMCKPHRCPHIAYTGNICVYCPGGPDSDFEYSTQSYTGYEPTSMRAIRARYDPFEQARGRVDQLKSLGHSVDKVEYIIMGGTFMSLPESYREDFIAQLHNALSGYQTSKVDEAVEAGEMSNIKCVGITIETRPDYCLQPHLSDMLRYGCTRLEIGVQSLYEDVARDTNRGHTVAAVAETFCLAKDAGYKVVSHMMPDLPNVGMERDIDQFREYFENPAFRTDGLKIYPTLVIRGTGLYELWRTGRYQNYTPNQLIDLVARIMALIPPWTRIYRVQRDIPMPLVTSGVENGNLRELALARMKDFGTTCRDIELVRRDYVANGGWETFLAYEDPKQDILVALLRLRKCTEKYTFREELTGQPTSMIRELHVYGTAVPIHARDPRKFQHQGFGTLLMEEAERIAREEHGSDKISVISGVGVRSYYKKLGYWLDGPYMSKWLDGRDEAA, from the exons ATGGCCACGACCACGATGACGGCGATCGCCACATCGCAGAAGAAGGGCGTCGAGCTTGCGCCAGAGAGCGAGCGCTTCCTGCGGTGCTGCGCAGATCTTGCCAACGCCCTGATCGAAGACCacgaggccaccaagaaTGGCCGGCCGGGGCGAGacatcaacctcaacgcGCTGCGTGCGAAGCTGGCAAAGAAGCACAAGCTGGCCAATATCCCCCCTCTCACGGCTATCATTGCTGCGATCCCCGAACATTACAAGAAATACATCCTCCCGAGACTCATCGCAAAGCCTATCC GAACATCATCTGGTattgccgtcgtcgccgtcatgtGTAAACCGCATCGATGCCCGCACATCGCATACACTGGCAATATCTGCGTCTACTGCCCTGGCGGACCCGATTCAGATTTCGAGTACAGCACACAGTCTTACACTGGATACGAGCCGACTTCAATGCGAGCCATCCGCGCACGTTATGACCCATTTGAGCAGGCCCGAGGTCGAGTCGATCAGCTTAAGAGCCTGGGACACTCTGTCGACAAGGTGGAATACATTATCATGGGAGGAACTTTCATGTCCTTGCCTGAGTCATACCGAGAGGATTTCATCGCCCAGCTGCACAATGCCCTCAGCGGATACCAGACCTCCAAGGTCGACGAGGCAGTTGAGGCCGGCGAGATGAGCAACATCAAATGTGTCGGCATCACCATCGAGACACGGCCAGACTACTGTTTGCAACCCCACCTTTCAGACATGCTGAGATATGGCTGCACGAGATTGGAGATTGGAGTACAGTCTCTATATGAAGATGTTGCGCGAGATACCAACCGAGGTCACACAGTAGCGGCGGTGGCAGAGACGTTCTGTCTGGCCAAAGATGCTGGCTACAAGGTGGTCAGCCACATGATGCCAGATCTGCCCAATGTGGGAATGGAGCGTGACATTGATCAGTTCAGGGAATACTTTGAAAACCCTGCCTTCAGAACAGATGGTCTGAAAATTTACCCCACACTTGTTATTCGAGGAACAGGTCTATATGAACTGTGGCGAACAGGAAGATACCAAAACTATACCCCCAACCAACTGATTGATCTGGTGGCTAGAATTATGGCCCTTATTCCACCTTGGACACGCATCTACCGTGTTCAGCGAGATATCCCCATGCCATTGGTCACGTCTGGTGTCGAAAACGGAAACCTGCGAGAGTTGGCTTTGGCCCGAATGAAGGATTTCGGCACAACATGCCGAGAC ATTGAGCTGGTACGCCGAGACTACGTCGCCAACGGTGGATGGGAGACATTCCTTGCCTACGAAGATCCTAAGCAAGATATCCTTGTCGCACTCCTGCGACTCCGCAAATGCACTGAAAAGTATACTTTCCGAGAGGAGCTTACCGGCCAGCCCACTAGTATGATCCGTGAGCTTCACGTTTATGGCACTGCTGTGCCCATTCACGCGCGTGATCCGCGCAAGTTCCAGCATCAAGGCTTTGGTACTCTGctgatggaggaggctgagaggaTAGCCAGGGAGGAGCACGGAAGTGACAAAATTAGCGTCATTTCGGGTGTTGGTGTGAGAAGTTATTACAAGAAGCTTGGCTACTGGCTGGATGGACCGTACATGAGCAAGTGGCTCGATGGACgggatgaagctgcatgA
- a CDS encoding short chain dehydrogenase domain-containing protein, protein MTLSVVGKHAIITGGGSGINLAFAKKLLSRGCSVLIGDLGLQPEAQELLKQYPHEPSKPPSASRPAALFKKTDVRSWPQLTELTRTAEAAFPQVDIVVPGAGIFDPKWSSFWEPPKSATNPDSPSRDDAHGDPGHYAVIDVNLVHPIRLSQLAIAHWTSRRIPGSLLVVGSMAGYLYGLGTPLYFASKHGVHGFVRSLGYLRETAGIRTAAIAPGAVNTPLLTDDPERRSALRQDLAASPEDIADAMLEMLEDPQYGDGTIFEATAEGTRVVPAFNAPMPEFKDGAIATYMVEVERRLIKKITEEGLKV, encoded by the exons ATGACACTGTCTGTGGTAGGAAAGCATGCCATTATCACAGGTGGTGGCTCAG GGATCAATCTTGCATTTGCAAAGAAGCTCCTCTCTCGCGGATGTTCCGTCTTAATCGGTGACTTGGGCCTTCAGCCAGAAGCCCAGGAGCTTCTGAAGCAATATCCACACGAGCCATCGAAGCCGCCATCTGCTTCCAGGCCGGCTGCACTGTTCAAGAAGACGGATGTGAGATCTTGGCCACAGCTCACAGAATTGACTAGGACAGCCGAGGCAGCTTTCCCACAAGTCGACATTGTCGTACCAGGCGCCGGAATCTTCGATCCCAAATGGAGTTCTTTCTGGGAGCCGCCAAAGTCCGCAACAAATCCAGATAGCCCATCAAGAGACGACGCGCATGGCGATCCGGGTCATTATGCCGTGATCGATGTTAATTTGGTACACCCCATACGGCTGAGCCAGCTCGCCATTGCACATTGGACCTCGCGGCGAATTCCGGGCTCGCTACTCGTAGTCGGCAGCATGGCTGGATATCTATACGGCCTCGGGACGCCTTTGTATTTTGCTAGTAAACATGGCGTCCACGGGTTCGTTCGAAGTCTCGGTTATTTACGAGAAACGGCTGGTATTCGAACGGCGGCGATTGCGCCAGGCGCTGTAAAT ACACCACTTTTAACCGACGAcccagaaagaagaagcgcgtTAAGGCAAGACTTGGCAGCAAGCCCTGAGGATATTGCTGACGCCATGTTGGAAATGCTGGAGGATCCTCAATATGGTGATGGGACGATATTCGAGGCGACGGCTGAGGGGACGAGGGTTGTGCCCGCGTTCAACGCCCCTATGCCAGAGTTCAAGGATGGAGCTATAGCAACGTACATGGTTGAAGTAGAGAGGCGATTGATAAAGAAGATTACGGAGGAAGGCCTCAAGGTTTGA
- a CDS encoding ferric reductase like transmembrane component domain-containing protein — MESSSIYLSLPASKERLYDYGQAMDWPYQFVTLSEADRHKRRILNDQFGLYAHLSPLVPILGLLLVRLVRWRLGKLTDKQAPYDAEATTSAVAFYEASVASSPLALWRRFTWWLSDNVEFAGLTLCQRDQLIFGGVWAAWLLFLCTKDTGTDYHHLARRFGIVGISQLPMLYLLSLKWFNPVALILRTSHEHLNRWHQTLGRITYLFIMFHGVLYLNYYFQVGGLPAAFLRVVPALGMSGLFCMTLLNTTSLKLIRRLSYRVFFIIHITVALALPFIVWFHVPHGRIYMAEALAVAIVDLGIRRYTRVTSFCAVEAVISTDLVKVKVKGSEKMMKSIASRPGSHIYLSIPPTSRSKKTPLLLSYLGSELISNPFTVASVDEEAEEFMLIVRQMRGPTTKALSSFTNPLSIDTNVALSFDGPYGGYTSFPSFSGSEFDGVLLFAGGVGATFILPLFKHIRTENPLLRVQTIWATRNINEAAWCTTQADRGILEEGGLRLFCTRSGFESTDSSAYESSSMSDVEMSSLDKESKVDDRSVPVDSFQRPNIRQIVNAFFQQGRGGRVGVVVCGPDEMAADVRRVVTHWVERDRDVWFHNESFGW; from the exons ATGGAATCATCTTCAATCTACCTTTCACTGCCAGCTAGCAAAGAACGGTTGTATGACTACGGCCAGGCGATGGATTGGCCCTATCAATTCGTTACCCTCTCTGAGGCTGATAGACACAAACGCCGTATTTTGAACGATCAGTTCGGTCTATACGCACATTTATCACCCCTTGTACCTATCCTTGGTTTGCTCTTAGTGAGACTTGTACGATGGAGGCTAGGTAAATTGACTGACAAACAAGCACCTTACGATGCTGAGGCAACAACATCTGCCGTTGCGTTTTATGAAGCGTCTGTTGCAAGTTCACCGTTGGCTTTATGGCGCCGTTTTACTTGGTGGCTTAGCGACAACGTCGAATTCGCCGGCCTGACCTTGTGTCAAAGAGATCAGTTGATATTTGGTGGTGTCTGGGCGGCTTGGTTGCTATTTCTCTGCACAAAGGACACAGGAACAG ACTATCATCATCTGGCTCGACGATTTGGCATTGTTGGCATATCTCAACTACCCATGCTCTACCTGCTATCACTAAAATGGTTCAATCCAGTTGCGCTCATTTTACGCACATCGCATGAACATTTGAATCGATGGCATCAAACTCTTGGTCGTATAACATACTTATTCATTATGTTTCACGGAGTTTTATATCTCAACTACTACTTTCAAGTCGGGGGATTGCCAGCAGCTTTTCTTCGCGTTGTTCCAGCCCTGGGCATGAGTGGGTTGTTTTGCATGACATTACTCAACACTACCTCGTTGAAACTGATACGTCGGCTTTCGTATCGGGTATTCTTTATCATCCATATTACAGTCGCCCTGGCTCTTCCTTTTATTGTCTGGTTCCATGTTCCTCATGGGAGGATCTACATGGCTGAAGCCTTAGCAGTGGCTATTGTTGATCTTGGTATCCGCCGATATACCAGGGTAACGAGCTTCTGTGCTGTAGAAGCCGTCATCAGCACTgatcttgtcaaagtcaaagtaaAAGGCTCAgaaaaaatgatgaagagcatCGCATCTCGCCCTGGGTCGCATATCTACCTGAGCATTCCTCCTACGTCAAGGTCCAAGAAAACTCCTTTATTGTTATCATATCTTGGCTCTGAGCTTATATCCAATCCGTTCACGGTAGCAtctgttgatgaagaagcagaggagtTTATGCTCATTGTCCGTCAAATGAGAGGGCCGACGACGAAGGCGCTTTCGAGCTTTACGAACCCATTGTCAATAGACACCAATGTTGCTCTTAGCTTTGACGGTCCATATGGAGGTTATACCAGTTTCCCTAGCTTCTCTGGATCTGAATTCGATGGAGTGCTGCTATTTGCTGGAGGCGTCGGTGCAACCTTTATTCTGCCGCTGTTCAAGCATATCAGGACAGAGAACCCATTGTTACGGGTTCAGACGATTTGGGCAACCCGCAACATCAATGAAGCGGCGTGGTGCACCACTCAGGCAGACCGCGGCATTTTAGAAGAGGGTGGGTTACGTCTCTTTTGCACAAGAAGTGGATTTGAATCAACAGACAGCTCGGCATACGAATCTTCAAGCATGAGTGATGTTGAAATGAGCAGCCTCGACAAAGAGAGTAAAGTGGACGATAGGAGTGTCCCTGTGGATAGTTTTCAGCGGCCAAATATAAGGCAAATTGTCAACGCTTTTTTTCAGCAAGGCCGTGGTGGACGTGTTGGAGTTGTCGTATGTGGCCCTGATGAAATGGCTGCTGATGTGAGACGGGTAGTGACACACTGGGtcgagagagatagagatgTTTGGTTCCATAACGAGAGTTTTGGCTGGTAG